In a genomic window of Spirochaetota bacterium:
- a CDS encoding flagellin, giving the protein MIINHNISAIFAHRTLKFHDWAITKDMEKLSSGMRINKAGDDASGLAVSEKMRSQIQGLRQAERNTEDGMSMIQTAEGYLQEVHDILQRIRVLAVQSANGIYTPEDRQQIQVEVSELVDEIDRIASQAEFNKMKLLTGAFARLHPSASMWFHMGPNMHQRERVFIETMTTAALGLRNPVTLTFISISTPGKANAVIGLADEALRQISKQRADLGAYYNRLEHAAKGLMNAYENIQASESRIRDTDMAEQMAEFTKNQILTQAATAMLAQANTKSQTVLQLLK; this is encoded by the coding sequence ATGATTATAAACCACAACATCAGCGCAATTTTTGCCCACCGTACGTTGAAATTTCACGATTGGGCAATTACCAAGGACATGGAAAAGCTTTCATCAGGGATGCGCATCAATAAGGCTGGTGATGATGCATCTGGATTAGCTGTGTCCGAGAAAATGCGTTCACAGATTCAGGGCTTGCGGCAGGCAGAACGTAACACAGAAGATGGCATGTCTATGATCCAGACTGCAGAAGGATATTTGCAGGAAGTCCATGATATTCTGCAGCGAATCAGAGTTCTGGCAGTACAGTCTGCTAACGGTATTTACACTCCTGAAGATAGGCAACAAATTCAGGTTGAAGTATCAGAGCTGGTTGATGAAATAGACCGCATTGCATCCCAGGCTGAATTCAACAAGATGAAGCTTTTAACCGGTGCATTTGCACGGCTTCATCCGTCAGCATCAATGTGGTTCCATATGGGGCCAAATATGCACCAGCGCGAACGAGTATTCATTGAAACAATGACTACTGCTGCATTGGGATTGCGAAATCCTGTAACGTTGACGTTCATTTCAATATCAACACCAGGGAAAGCTAATGCAGTTATTGGTCTGGCTGATGAGGCGCTGCGGCAGATTTCAAAACAAAGAGCAGACTTAGGTGCATACTACAACAGATTAGAGCATGCAGCTAAAGGCTTGATGAATGCCTATGAAAATATACAGGCATCGGAAAGCCGTATACGCGATACAGACATGGCAGAGCAGATGGCAGAATTTACAAAGAATCAAATTCTTACTCAGGCTGCTACTGCTATGCTTGCACAGGCAAATACAAAGTCACAGACAGTATTACAACTATTGAAATAA